In the Epinephelus lanceolatus isolate andai-2023 chromosome 6, ASM4190304v1, whole genome shotgun sequence genome, one interval contains:
- the ephx4 gene encoding epoxide hydrolase 4 — protein sequence MARVLHNLLIFLIRLALKIRVLGYWSLIYGYCALCTIVALLKLWWSIILRPTTTFQWVIRETPPACLNDTSLGTHCYVRIKESGLRFHYVAAGERGKPLMLFLHGFPEFWFSWRYQLREFKSEFRVVAIDMRGYGESDLPLSTESYRFDYLVTDVKDIVEYLGYNRCCLVGHDWGGTIAWLFAIHYPEMVTKLIVLNSPHPSVFTDYALRHPSQLLKSSHFFFFQLPRFPELMLSINDFKALKALFTSRNTGIGRKGRWLTAEDLEAYLYALSQPGALTGALNYYRNVFSSLPLSHNHVRSPVLLLWGERDAFLEQEMAEACRLYIRNHFRLNIISGASHWLQQDQPDIVNTLIWTFLKEGEGRKSYRN from the exons ATGGCGAGAGTGCTCCACAACTTGCTGATATTTCTAATCAGACTTGCGCTGAAAATCAGAGTTTTGGGGTATTGGTCATTGATATACGGTTATTGTGCTCTTTGCACCATCGTAGCCCTGCTGAAACTTTGGTGGAGCATCATCTTAAGGCCGACAACAACCTTCCAATGGGTGATTCGTGAAACTCCCCCGGCTTGTCTGAATGACACGTCCTTGGGAACCCACTGTTATGTTAGGATCAAG GAGTCCGGCCTTAGGTTTCACTATGTTGCCGCTGGGGAGAGAGGAAAGCCGCTCATGCTGTTTTTACACGGCTTCCCTGAGTTCTG GTTCTCCTGGCGTTACCAGCTGCGCGAGTTCAAGAGCGAATTCCGTGTGGTGGCCATCGACATGCGGGGCTACGGGGAGTCCGACCTGCCACTGTCCACTGAAAGTTATCGCTTCGACTACCTGGTCACCGACGTCAAGGACATTGTGGAGTACTTAG gatACAACAGATGTTGCCTTGTTGGCCACGACTGGGGTGGGACCATAGCGTGGCTGTTCGCCATTCACTACCCAGAGATGGTGACGAAACTCATCGTCCTAAACAGCCCCCATCCTTCTGTGTTCACAG atTACGCTCTGCGTCACCCGAGCCAGCTGCTGAAGTCCagccatttcttcttcttccagcTGCCCCGCTTCCCGGAGCTCATGCTCTCCATCAATGATTTCAAG GCTCTGAAGGCCTTGTTCACCAGCCGCAACACGGGGATTGGAAGGAAAGGCCGATGGCTCACTGCAGAGGACCTGGAGGCCTATCTGTATGCGCTCTCACAGCCGGGAGCTCTGACTGGAGCACTCAACTATTACAGGAATGTTTTCAG CTCCCTCCCTCTGAGCCACAACCACGTCAGGTctccagtgctgctgctgtggggtGAGCGGGATGCCTTCCTGGAGCAGGAAATGGCCGAAGCCTGCCGCCTCTACATCCGGAACCATTTCCGTCTCAACATCATCTCTGGAGCCAGTCACTGGCTGCAGCAGGACCAGCCTGACATTGTGAACACTCTCATATGGACCTTTCTCAAGGAAGGAGAGGGACGCAAAAGCTACAGGAACTAA